In Streptomyces ambofaciens ATCC 23877, a single genomic region encodes these proteins:
- a CDS encoding transposase, which produces MPNPADETDDATHEERRRVRRRRRARLRAAELGRLGGGLTTKAHLAAEHRCRPLSFILTPGQAADSPRFIPVVEQIRVRGLAGRRRARPDAIAGDKAYSSRANRAYLRRRRIRGVIPEKADQTANRSPSRPSATARDWSVSPSGSRRSGRRRGPSIPGPAAAVDELVCGLVG; this is translated from the coding sequence GTGCCCAACCCGGCCGACGAGACGGACGACGCGACTCACGAGGAACGCCGCCGCGTGCGCCGCCGCCGCAGGGCCCGGCTTCGCGCGGCCGAGCTGGGGCGCTTGGGCGGCGGGCTGACCACCAAGGCCCACCTTGCGGCCGAACACCGCTGTCGGCCGTTGTCCTTCATCCTCACGCCCGGGCAGGCCGCCGACAGTCCCCGCTTCATCCCGGTCGTCGAGCAGATCAGGGTCCGCGGTCTGGCGGGCCGGCGCCGCGCCCGCCCGGACGCGATCGCCGGCGACAAGGCGTACTCCTCCCGCGCCAACCGCGCCTACCTGCGCCGACGCCGGATCCGGGGCGTCATCCCGGAGAAAGCCGACCAGACCGCCAACCGCAGTCCGAGCCGGCCGTCGGCAACGGCACGGGACTGGTCGGTCTCTCCGAGCGGGTCCAGGCGCTCGGGACGAAGGCGCGGGCCTTCGATCCCCGGCCCGGCGGCCGCCGTCGATGAGCTGGTGTGCGGCCTGGTCGGGTAG
- a CDS encoding transposase, which produces MTRGDLSDAEWELGEPFLPLGERGPIPDLRRHFDAVMWRYRTGRPWRDVPERYGSWSTVYGRFQLWAAAEPSRH; this is translated from the coding sequence GTGACGCGTGGTGATCTGAGCGATGCCGAATGGGAGTTGGGGGAGCCGTTCTTGCCGCTGGGTGAGCGCGGGCCAATCCCTGACCTGCGCCGACACTTCGATGCGGTGATGTGGCGGTACCGGACTGGGAGGCCGTGGCGGGACGTCCCTGAGCGCTACGGATCCTGGTCGACCGTCTACGGTCGGTTCCAGCTGTGGGCGGCGGCTGAACCTTCCAGGCATTGA
- a CDS encoding GNAT family N-acetyltransferase: MWINGWVVSRGSSDPVDEPWGWTIDVGQPKHVARHVLPEPSEADVRKIVAGTSAPGTWLKLFAEHQAVLPWVGPGWRRDSPGFLMTCHLVPERHEVPAGYTLTSWTRGGVSRVLVRTRAGHFAARGQIAQAGAHVVVDQVETAAEHRRKGLGGLVMRTLQSAAYETGAKTGLLVGTPEGRALYSSLGWTMRSPMTSLWYEPSDAAQ, translated from the coding sequence ATGTGGATCAACGGCTGGGTCGTCTCCCGCGGCAGCTCGGACCCGGTCGACGAGCCGTGGGGGTGGACGATCGACGTCGGGCAGCCCAAACACGTTGCCCGACACGTGCTGCCGGAGCCCTCCGAGGCCGATGTGCGCAAGATCGTCGCCGGGACGAGCGCGCCCGGGACGTGGCTGAAGCTGTTCGCCGAGCATCAGGCGGTCCTGCCCTGGGTCGGGCCGGGCTGGCGGCGCGACAGCCCCGGTTTTCTGATGACCTGCCATCTAGTGCCAGAGCGCCATGAGGTGCCGGCCGGTTACACGCTCACCAGTTGGACCCGGGGCGGCGTCAGCCGAGTACTGGTCCGCACGCGCGCCGGGCACTTCGCCGCCCGTGGACAGATCGCCCAGGCAGGCGCCCATGTCGTGGTCGACCAGGTCGAGACCGCCGCCGAGCACCGGCGCAAGGGCCTCGGCGGCCTGGTGATGCGCACGCTGCAGAGCGCCGCGTACGAGACCGGCGCAAAGACTGGCCTCCTGGTCGGCACGCCCGAGGGTCGGGCGCTTTACTCCTCACTGGGCTGGACCATGCGCTCCCCGATGACGAGCCTCTGGTACGAGCCATCGGATGCTGCCCAGTGA
- a CDS encoding carboxylesterase family protein, which translates to MTGQNHGARPHARHRSHPGSTLRGQRKGQVAAFLRTPYVAPPFGPRRFVRSEPPQPWAGMHTALTPGPAAPQLGYHPAMAALLEEAASTGEARTRYGPERSSPSIVQVQPERTRHRLSSRVAQHPRKPVPHQATFALP; encoded by the coding sequence CTGACCGGACAAAATCACGGTGCAAGGCCCCACGCACGTCACCGTTCCCACCCTGGCAGCACCCTCCGCGGGCAGCGGAAAGGCCAGGTGGCGGCGTTCCTGAGGACCCCCTACGTGGCCCCGCCGTTCGGCCCACGGCGCTTCGTGCGGTCCGAACCGCCACAGCCGTGGGCCGGGATGCACACCGCGCTCACCCCCGGGCCCGCCGCACCGCAGCTCGGCTACCACCCGGCGATGGCCGCCCTGCTGGAAGAAGCCGCGAGCACCGGCGAGGCCCGAACGCGATACGGACCGGAGCGTTCTTCGCCTTCCATCGTTCAGGTGCAACCTGAGAGAACGCGTCACCGTTTGTCGTCGCGTGTCGCGCAACACCCACGGAAGCCAGTGCCGCATCAGGCAACGTTCGCCTTGCCGTGA
- a CDS encoding pyridoxamine 5'-phosphate oxidase family protein: MATYHAGELAVQERAGLALRAASALRAVRAEVPPVARQFLAERPLIVVGAADPGGRLWATHLTGEPGFLRVPDPRSLVIDALPVPEDPLAGVLGAARSLPVGMIAIEPATRRRMRINGRADRDGTGLRVTLDQVVSNCPKYIQQRDHRPADADGPVLRRATTGRALDAAQRAAVGRADTFFVTTASDTGHVDASHRGGNPGFVQVLSATLLRWPDYTGNAMFLTLGNLHVNPAAGILVPDWETGTALHLSGTARTVWDAEEIARTPGAQRLVEFCVEAVHEVSGASPLRWGEPGYSRYNPPVR, translated from the coding sequence GTGGCCACCTATCACGCCGGCGAACTCGCGGTGCAGGAGCGGGCCGGCCTCGCCTTGCGGGCCGCTTCGGCGCTCCGCGCCGTCCGCGCCGAAGTACCGCCCGTCGCCCGACAATTCCTGGCCGAGCGACCCCTGATCGTGGTGGGCGCCGCCGACCCGGGGGGCCGGCTCTGGGCCACCCACCTCACCGGGGAACCCGGTTTCCTCCGCGTCCCCGACCCGCGCAGCCTGGTCATCGATGCACTGCCCGTCCCGGAGGACCCCCTCGCCGGTGTCCTCGGCGCGGCACGGTCCCTGCCGGTGGGGATGATCGCCATCGAGCCCGCCACACGACGCAGAATGCGGATCAACGGCCGCGCCGACCGGGACGGCACCGGACTGCGCGTCACCCTCGACCAGGTCGTCTCCAACTGCCCGAAATACATCCAGCAACGCGACCACCGCCCGGCGGACGCGGACGGGCCGGTGCTCCGCCGCGCGACCACGGGGCGCGCGCTGGACGCCGCGCAACGCGCGGCGGTAGGGCGGGCCGACACGTTCTTCGTCACCACCGCGTCCGACACGGGTCACGTCGACGCCTCGCACCGCGGCGGCAACCCGGGGTTCGTCCAGGTCCTCTCCGCCACCCTGCTGCGCTGGCCCGACTACACGGGTAACGCGATGTTCCTGACGCTGGGCAACCTGCACGTCAACCCGGCGGCGGGCATCCTCGTACCGGACTGGGAGACGGGCACCGCCCTCCATCTGTCCGGGACGGCCCGGACCGTCTGGGACGCCGAGGAGATCGCACGCACACCGGGGGCGCAGCGGCTCGTGGAGTTCTGCGTCGAGGCGGTGCACGAGGTGTCCGGCGCGTCCCCGCTGCGCTGGGGCGAGCCCGGCTACTCCCGCTACAACCCGCCGGTCCGCTGA
- a CDS encoding VOC family protein: MGKAKNLQTGHIGLNVTDLDRSLAFYCEVFGFEVLAQGKEDGRRWAFLGRDERLVVTLWQQSEGAFATDRPGLHHLSFQVDTVEEVKDIEEVLRRLGAGFAYDGVVPHGENTSSGGIFFTDPDGTRLEIYAPTGANPAHAPTENAPTCGFF, from the coding sequence ATGGGCAAGGCGAAGAACCTGCAGACCGGTCACATCGGGCTGAATGTCACCGACCTCGACCGCTCGCTCGCCTTCTACTGCGAGGTCTTCGGCTTCGAGGTGCTGGCCCAGGGCAAGGAGGACGGCCGCCGCTGGGCGTTCCTCGGCCGGGACGAGCGCCTGGTCGTCACGCTGTGGCAGCAGAGCGAGGGCGCGTTCGCCACCGACCGGCCCGGGCTGCACCACCTCTCCTTCCAGGTCGACACCGTCGAGGAGGTCAAGGACATCGAGGAGGTGCTGCGCCGGCTGGGCGCCGGGTTCGCCTACGACGGTGTCGTCCCGCACGGCGAGAACACCAGTTCCGGCGGCATCTTCTTCACCGACCCCGACGGCACCCGCCTGGAGATCTACGCGCCGACCGGCGCAAACCCCGCTCACGCCCCGACCGAGAACGCTCCGACCTGCGGCTTCTTCTAG
- a CDS encoding CGNR zinc finger domain-containing protein has protein sequence MPSPAEPDPRPLTGEPLAIDLLNTRWIDATGRHDLLDSLDGTALWLNTPLVRDALGGARVPAGRDTQERLRQARAALDEAVADPAHPTPAAVTAVNDVLAHGRLRQVLGPGGPATMPEVANPAWLPGWAAVTDFLRLMADRPDRIRACGNPQCVLHFYDVSKNGTRRWCSMSGCGNRAKAQRHYARHRRE, from the coding sequence ATGCCGTCACCCGCCGAGCCCGACCCGAGGCCGCTGACCGGCGAACCGCTCGCCATCGACCTGCTCAACACGCGCTGGATCGACGCCACGGGCCGGCACGACCTCCTCGACTCCCTGGACGGAACAGCACTGTGGCTGAATACGCCCCTGGTCCGCGACGCCCTCGGCGGCGCCCGCGTCCCGGCCGGCCGTGACACGCAGGAGCGACTACGTCAGGCCCGCGCCGCGCTCGACGAGGCGGTCGCCGACCCAGCGCACCCGACGCCCGCCGCCGTCACGGCCGTCAACGACGTGCTCGCCCACGGCCGGCTGCGGCAGGTCCTGGGCCCCGGCGGACCGGCCACCATGCCCGAGGTGGCCAATCCGGCCTGGCTGCCGGGCTGGGCCGCGGTCACCGACTTCCTGCGCCTGATGGCCGACCGCCCGGATCGCATCCGCGCCTGCGGCAACCCGCAGTGCGTGCTGCACTTCTACGACGTGTCCAAGAACGGCACCCGCCGCTGGTGCTCGATGTCCGGCTGCGGCAACCGCGCCAAGGCACAACGCCATTACGCCCGCCACCGCCGCGAATGA
- a CDS encoding NUDIX hydrolase has product MTFAEPFAHIKIRVAAALFNGDEIALIHRTKNGQDQYTLPGGNVEPGEPIPHALARELDEELGLNLADASSAPQLTWIQDAMVTRPGSTPPRKLHLVFRVHIAAPIRARLHTVEHDDMAGVGHLTWSHYKDAANKALFPPVPLAELAAPTAPLDAAQSLLPALDDTNYNWI; this is encoded by the coding sequence GTGACGTTCGCCGAACCGTTCGCCCACATCAAGATCCGCGTGGCCGCGGCTCTGTTCAACGGCGACGAGATCGCCCTCATCCACCGCACCAAGAACGGCCAAGACCAGTACACCCTGCCGGGCGGCAACGTCGAACCCGGCGAACCCATCCCACACGCCCTCGCACGCGAACTCGACGAAGAACTGGGCCTGAACCTCGCAGACGCAAGCAGCGCCCCACAGCTGACCTGGATACAGGACGCCATGGTCACCCGCCCCGGCAGCACCCCACCCCGCAAACTCCACCTCGTCTTCCGCGTGCACATCGCAGCCCCCATTCGGGCCCGCTTGCACACCGTCGAACATGACGACATGGCTGGCGTCGGCCACCTTACCTGGAGCCACTACAAGGACGCTGCCAACAAGGCTCTGTTCCCACCAGTCCCGCTCGCCGAACTCGCCGCTCCCACCGCGCCGCTCGACGCCGCCCAGTCCCTCCTGCCGGCCCTGGACGACACCAACTACAACTGGATTTGA
- a CDS encoding DEAD/DEAH box helicase produces the protein MIQLREHQVEQKQSIREWVGFSARSSVPPEGMRGTIVSATGSGKTIMAAASALECFAGGRILVTVPTLDLLAQTAQAWRAVGHRAPMVAVCSLENDPVLGSLGVRTTTNPIQLALWAGSGPVVVFATYASLVDREDPEDPTGQRTFRGPLEAALAGGERLYGQRLGGFDLAIVDEAHGTAGDLGRPWAVIHDNARIPADYRLYLTATPRILASPRPQRGAAGQEVELASMTDDPYGTFGAWLPGAELGLSEAIERGILAGFEIDVLEIRDPSPVAGDSEEARRGRRLALLQTALLEHAAAYNLRTVMTFHQKVEEAAAFAQKLPKTAAELYAGQMSAEELAKVEEKVAELPASSIGARLYELEAGRHVPPERVWSAWLCGDHLVTERREVLRQFANGIDAEGRRVHRAFLASCRVLGEGVDITGERGVEAVCFADTRGSQVEIVQNIGRALRLNKDGSTKVARIIVPVFLEPGEDPTDMVASASFKPLVVVLQGLRSHDERLVEQLASRALASGERKTHLQRDEDGQIIAAHGEVQEQAGVDGAVESALLHFSTPRDPATIAAFLRTRVYRPESLVWLEGYQALLRWRKEHEITGLYAIPYDTETEVGVTRAFPLGRWVHQQRKALRAGELEPRRKKLLDAPEAGMVWEPGEEAWEKKLAALRSYRRATGHLAPRQDAVWGDAEGELVPVGQHMANLRRTDGLGKDHKRAAERAAQLAAIDRDWNCPWSLDWQRHYRHLADLAEDEPGGVLPDIAPGVLMDGDDIGRWLKRQTRPAAWKQLSPEQQERLSKLGVHPALAPPPAPAGKGAAKGPTKAQQAFRRGLAALAQWVEREGANRPVPRKAVEFLPDGTETKLGVWVSNTRARRDRLSAEQIDALRELGVEWA, from the coding sequence TTGATCCAGCTCCGAGAACACCAGGTGGAACAGAAACAGAGCATCCGGGAATGGGTCGGATTTTCTGCAAGATCATCTGTTCCCCCGGAAGGGATGCGGGGCACGATCGTGTCCGCCACCGGATCCGGCAAGACGATCATGGCTGCCGCGAGCGCGCTGGAGTGCTTCGCGGGCGGGCGGATCCTGGTGACTGTGCCCACCCTGGACCTGCTCGCACAGACCGCCCAGGCGTGGCGGGCGGTGGGCCACCGGGCGCCGATGGTGGCGGTGTGTTCGCTGGAGAATGACCCGGTGCTGGGCTCGCTGGGTGTGCGTACCACTACGAATCCGATCCAGCTCGCGCTGTGGGCCGGGTCCGGGCCCGTGGTCGTGTTCGCCACCTATGCCTCGCTGGTGGACCGCGAGGACCCGGAGGACCCGACGGGCCAGCGGACGTTTCGCGGGCCACTGGAAGCTGCTCTGGCGGGCGGGGAACGGCTCTACGGCCAGCGCCTGGGCGGTTTCGACCTGGCCATCGTGGACGAGGCGCACGGCACCGCTGGTGATCTTGGTCGGCCGTGGGCGGTGATCCACGACAACGCCCGCATCCCTGCGGACTACCGGCTCTACCTGACCGCCACCCCGCGGATCCTCGCCTCGCCCCGCCCGCAGAGGGGCGCGGCCGGCCAGGAGGTGGAGCTCGCGAGCATGACCGACGACCCGTACGGCACCTTCGGAGCCTGGCTCCCCGGCGCCGAGCTCGGGCTCTCGGAGGCCATCGAGCGGGGCATCCTCGCTGGATTCGAGATCGATGTCCTCGAGATCCGCGACCCCTCCCCCGTCGCCGGGGATTCCGAGGAGGCGCGGCGGGGCCGGCGCCTGGCGCTGCTGCAGACCGCACTTTTGGAGCACGCTGCGGCGTACAACCTGCGTACGGTCATGACGTTCCACCAGAAGGTCGAGGAGGCCGCCGCGTTCGCGCAGAAGCTGCCGAAGACGGCAGCCGAGCTGTATGCGGGCCAGATGTCGGCTGAGGAGCTGGCGAAGGTGGAGGAGAAGGTGGCGGAGCTGCCCGCGTCGTCGATCGGCGCCCGGCTGTACGAGCTGGAGGCCGGACGGCACGTACCGCCCGAGCGGGTGTGGTCGGCGTGGCTGTGCGGGGACCACCTCGTCACCGAGCGACGCGAGGTGCTCAGGCAGTTCGCCAACGGCATCGACGCAGAGGGCCGGCGCGTGCACCGGGCGTTCCTCGCCAGCTGCCGCGTCCTCGGGGAAGGCGTCGACATCACCGGCGAGCGGGGCGTGGAGGCCGTGTGCTTCGCGGACACCCGCGGTTCGCAGGTGGAGATCGTGCAGAACATCGGCCGGGCCCTGCGGCTCAACAAGGATGGGTCCACGAAGGTCGCGCGGATCATCGTGCCCGTCTTCCTCGAGCCCGGCGAAGACCCCACCGACATGGTCGCCTCCGCGAGCTTCAAGCCGCTCGTGGTCGTCCTCCAGGGCCTGCGTAGCCATGATGAGCGTCTGGTGGAGCAGCTCGCCTCCCGTGCCCTCGCCAGCGGCGAACGCAAGACCCACCTCCAGCGCGACGAGGACGGGCAGATCATCGCGGCCCACGGCGAGGTCCAGGAGCAGGCCGGCGTCGACGGTGCGGTCGAGTCCGCGCTCCTGCACTTCTCCACGCCACGCGACCCGGCGACCATCGCGGCGTTCCTGCGTACCCGGGTCTACCGGCCCGAATCGCTGGTCTGGCTGGAGGGCTACCAAGCCCTGCTGCGCTGGCGAAAGGAACATGAGATCACCGGGCTCTACGCCATCCCATACGACACGGAGACCGAGGTCGGCGTCACGAGGGCCTTTCCGCTGGGCCGATGGGTCCACCAGCAGCGCAAAGCGCTACGGGCCGGGGAGCTCGAACCGCGCCGCAAGAAGCTCCTCGACGCCCCCGAGGCGGGCATGGTCTGGGAGCCCGGCGAAGAGGCCTGGGAGAAGAAGCTGGCGGCGCTGCGCTCCTACCGCCGGGCCACCGGACACCTCGCGCCCAGGCAGGACGCGGTCTGGGGAGACGCCGAAGGCGAACTCGTCCCCGTCGGGCAGCACATGGCCAACCTCCGCCGCACAGACGGCCTGGGCAAGGACCACAAGCGGGCGGCTGAGCGCGCGGCGCAGCTGGCGGCGATCGACCGCGACTGGAACTGTCCCTGGTCGCTCGACTGGCAGCGTCACTACCGCCATCTCGCCGACCTGGCGGAGGACGAGCCTGGCGGGGTGCTGCCCGACATCGCACCCGGCGTACTGATGGACGGCGACGACATCGGGCGGTGGCTGAAGCGACAGACCCGGCCAGCGGCCTGGAAACAGCTGTCCCCCGAGCAGCAGGAGCGGCTGTCGAAGCTGGGCGTGCACCCCGCTCTGGCACCACCTCCCGCCCCGGCGGGCAAGGGCGCGGCGAAGGGGCCGACCAAGGCCCAGCAGGCGTTCCGGCGTGGGCTGGCCGCCCTGGCGCAGTGGGTCGAGCGGGAGGGTGCGAACCGTCCGGTACCGCGGAAAGCGGTCGAGTTTTTGCCTGACGGGACCGAGACGAAGCTCGGCGTATGGGTATCGAACACCCGCGCCAGACGCGACAGGCTCAGCGCGGAGCAGATCGACGCTCTGCGGGAGCTGGGGGTGGAGTGGGCGTAG